The Populus nigra chromosome 19, ddPopNigr1.1, whole genome shotgun sequence genome includes a window with the following:
- the LOC133680595 gene encoding ras-related protein Rab7-like translates to MPSRRRTLLKVIILGDSGVGKTSLMNQYVNKKFSNQYKATIGADFLTKEVQFEDRLFTLQIWDTAGQERFQSLGVAFYRGADCCVLVYDVNSMKSFDNLNNWREEFLIQASPSDPENFPFVVLGNKVDVDGGNSRVVPEKKARAWCASKGNIPYFETSAKEGINVEEAFQCIAKNALKSGEEEEIYLPDTIDVGTSSQPRSTGCEC, encoded by the exons ATGCCTTCCCGTAGAAGAACTCTCTTGAAGGTCATCATCCTCGGAGACAGCGG GGTAGGAAAGACCTCTTTGATGAATCA ATATGTAAACAAGAAGTTTAGCAATCAATACAAGGCGACAATTGGAGCTGATTTCTTGACCAAGGAAGTTCAGTTTGAAGATAGGCTCTTCACTTTACAG ATCTGGGATACTGCTGGGCAGGAAAGATTCCAAAGCCTTGGTGTTGCTTTCTATCGTGGTGCTGATTGTTGTGTTCTTGTATATGATGTCAATTCGATGAAATCTTTTGATAACCTTAATAATTGGAGGGAAGAATTCCTCATTCAG GCAAGCCCTTCAGACCCAGAGAATTTCCCATTTGTTGTTCTTGGAAACAAGGTCGACGTGGATGGTGGAAATAGCAGAGTG GTTCCAGAGAAAAAGGCACGGGCATGGTGTGCCTCGAAAGGGAATATCCCTTACTTTGAAACCTCTGCCAAGGAAGGCATTAATGTTGAGGAAGCTTTCCAATGCATAGCAAAGAATGCCCTGAAGAGTGGGGAAGAGGAAGAGAT ATACTTGCCAGATACCATTGATGTTGGAACCAGCAGTCAACCTAGGTCAACTGGATGTGAGTGCTAA
- the LOC133680289 gene encoding proline-rich receptor-like protein kinase PERK7, translated as MSSPAPEESPVSPSPPLESSPPPAASQPPPPAVVSPPPPPSEEISPPPPAEVSPPPPTTPPPPPSDEISPPPPPPEDSGSSPQPPSSSDGNKSPPPPPKKNDNGGSRSPPPPSSSSKFHNSPPPPRPLGPSSDSSSNNSTKLSSGNGDGTNLVPIIAGVVVGVGVLLLLALLVFLCACRKKKKRHYDYYNDHSLAPKATGGPYFNAAPPQHHASNWHNESKFGEQVVNLPPPPGGGHGIWSTPPSHGAIVSSEMSSSYSGPHGPALPPPYPSPSLALGFTKSSFSYEELAAATEGFSQAKLLGQGGFGYVHKGVLPSGKEIAVKSLKAGSGQGDREFQAEVEIISRVHHRHLVSLVGYCIAGDKKLLVYEFVPNSTLEFHLHGKGRPTMDWPTRLKIALGSAKGLAYLHEDCHPRIIHRDIKAANILLDYSFEAMVADFGLAKLSSDNYTHVSTRVMGTFGYLAPEYASSGKLTDKSDVFSFGVMLLELITGRLPVDISGDMDDSLVEWATPLCVKALEDGNYDELIDPALEGNYNPHEVACMIACAGASVSYSAKRRPKMSQIVRALEGEVSLDEGIKPGRGFIFTSASSSDFEQSPYSTDIRKFRRTALDGIDYASSEFDHTSEYGLNPSSSSSDEMTKSQRRGP; from the exons ATGTCTTCTCCCGCTCCTGAAGAATCTCCGGTTTCTCCATCACCACCATTGGAGTCATCGCCGCCTCCAGCAGCATCCCAGCCCCCACCCCCAGCAGTGGtctctccaccaccaccaccttctgAAGAAATCTCACCCCCACCCCCAGCAGAGGtctctccaccaccaccaacaacaccaccaccaccaccttctgATGAAATCTCACCCCCACCGCCACCACCGGAAGACTCAGGTTCTTCACCCCAACCGCCTTCCTCTTCTGATGGAAATAAGTCACCACCCCCCCCTcccaaaaaaaatgataatggtGGTTCTCGGTCGCCTCCACCACCTTCATCATCATCCAAGTTTCACAATTCGCCGCCTCCACCACGACCACTAGGGCCATCAAGTGATTCATCATCAAACAATAGCACTAAATTATCTTCAGGCAATGGAGATGGAACTAATCTTGTACCTATTATAGCAGGAGTCGTAGTTGGAGTAGGGGTTTTATTGCTGCTTGCCCTGCTTGTATTTCTCTGTGCAtgcagaaagaaaaagaagagacatTATGATTACTACAACGATCACTCTCTTGCACCCAAAG CCACAGGTGGCCCTTATTTCAACGCAGCACCTCCTCAACATCATGCTAGTAATTGGCACAATGAAAGCAAATTCGGAGAGCAAGTTGTAAATCTCCCTCCACCTCCCGGCGGAGGACATGGAATTTGGTCAACACCACCATCTCATGGTGCAATTGTGTCTAGTGAAATGAGTTCCAGTTACTCTGGCCCACACGGTCCGGCATTGCCTCCCCCATACCCATCACCATCATTGGCTCTTGGGTTCACCAAGAGCAGCTTCAGCTATGAAGAATTAGCAGCAGCAACTGAGGGATTTTCTCAAGCTAAACTACTAGGCCAGGGAGGTTTTGGCTATGTCCATAAAGGGGTGTTGCCTAGTGGAAAGGAAATTGCAGTTAAGAGTCTCAAAGCTGGTAGTGGACAAGGGGATCGTGAATTTCAGGCTGAGGTTGAAATTATTAGCCGTGTCCATCATCGCCACCTTGTGTCGCTTGTTGGTTATTGCATTGCAGGAGATAAAAAGTTGTTGGTTTATGAGTTCGTCCCCAATTCCACCCTTGAATTTCACCTTCATG GTAAGGGTCGTCCGACCATGGACTGGCCTACTAGGCTCAAAATTGCCCTGGGATCAGCCAAAGGACTTGCATATTTGCATGAAGACT GCCACCCACGAATTATCCACAGAGATATTAAAGCGGCAAATATCCTGCTTGACTACAGTTTCGAAGCTATG GTGGCAGATTTTGGATTGGCCAAGTTATCTTCAGACAACTATACTCATGTATCAACTCGTGTCATGGGAACATTTGG GTACTTGGCTCCAGAATATGCTTCCAGCGGCAAGCTTACCGATAAATCTGATGTATTCTCCTTCGGTGTCATGCTATTGGAACTAATAACTGGACGTCTCCCTGTGGATATCTCTGGGGACATGGATGACAGCTTGGTAGAATGG GCTACACCTTTATGTGTAAAAGCGCTAGAAGACGGAAACTACGATGAGTTGATTGATCCAGCTTTGGAGGGCAATTACAATCCCCATGAGGTGGCTTGCATGATAGCATGTGCTGGTGCATCAGTTAGTTATTCAGCAAAGAGGCGGCCGAAAATGAGCCAG ATTGTACGAGCACTTGAAGGTGAAGTCTCCTTGGACGAAGGGATAAAACCTGGCCGAGGTTTTATCTTCACCTCCGCTTCCAGTTCTGATTTTGAACAAAGCCCATATAGTACAGATATACGGAAGTTCAGGAGGACGGCATTAGACGGCATCGATTATGCAAGCAGTGAATTTGATCACACGAGTGAGTACGGGCTGAATCCTTCCTCTTCGAGCAGTGATGAAATGACGAAGAGTCAGAGACGTGGTCCTTGA
- the LOC133680290 gene encoding guanine nucleotide-binding protein subunit beta-2, producing MSVSELKERHVAATETVNSLRERLKQKRLLLLDTDIAGHARAQGRNPVSFGPTDLVCCRILQGHTGKVYSLDWTPEKNRIVSASQDGRLIVWNALTSQKTHAIKLPCAWVMTCAFSPAGQSVACGGLDSVCSIFNLNSPTDKDGNLTVSRMLSGHKGYVSSCQYVPDEDTHLITSSGDQTCVLWDVTTGLRTSVFGGEFQSGHTADVLSVSISGSNSRMFVSGSCDSTARLWDTRVASRAVRTFHGHEGDVNAVKFFPDGNRFGTGSDDGTCRLFDVRTGHQLQVYYQQHGDNEIPHVTSIAFSISGRLLFAGYSNGDCYVWDTLLAEVVLNLGSLQNSHESRISCLGLSADGSALCTGSWDTNLKIWAFGGHRKVI from the exons ATGTCTGTTTCGGAGCTAAAGGAACGCCACGTGGCGGCGACTGAGACAGTGAATTCTTTGAGAGAACGATTGAAGCAGAAACGCCTTCTTTTACTCGATACAGATA TTGCGGGACACGCGAGGGCGCAAGGGAGGAATCCGGTGAGTTTTGGGCCCACCGATCTGGTTTGTTGcaggattcttcaaggacacaCTGGCAAG GTGTATTCATTGGATTGGACCCCTGAAAAGAATAGAATAGTAAGTGCATCTCAAGATGGGCGATTAATAGTATGGAATGCTCTAACAAGTCAGAAAACTCATGCCATAAAGCTACCCTGTGCATGGGTGATGACATGTGCTTTCTCTCCTGCTGGACAATCTGTTGCTTGTGGCGGTCTTGATAGTGTTTGCTCAATTTTTAACCTGAATTCACCAACCGATAAGGATGGGAATCTAACTGTCTCGAGAATGCTTAGTGGGCATAAGGGTTATGTTTCGTCTTGTCAGTATGTTCCAGATGAGGATACTCATCTGATAACAAGTTCTGGTGACCAGACATGTGTTTTGTGGGATGTTACAACAGGCCTGAGAACTTCTGTGTTTGGAGGAGAATTTCAGTCTGGACATACTGCTGATGTGCTAAG TGTCTCAATTAGTGGATCAAACTCAAGAATGTTTGTGTCTGGTTCCTGCGATTCAACTGCCCGGTTGTGGGACACCCGTGTTGCAAGTCGAGCTGTGCGCACGTTTCATGGGCATGAAGGAGATGTTAATGCTGTAAAGTTCTTTCCAGATGGTAATAGATTTGGAACTGGTTCGGATGATGGAACTTGCAGGTTATTTGATGTCAGGACTGGGCACCAACTCCAAGTTTACTATCAACAGCATGGTGATAATGAGATCCCACATGTAACCTCAATTGCATTTTCAATATCAGGAAGACTTCTCTTTGCGGGATACTCAAACGGTGATTGTTATGTGTGGGACACTTTATTGGCCGAG GTTGTTTTGAACTTGGGATCTTTGCAGAACTCCCATGAGAGCCGGATCAGCTGTTTGGGTTTGTCAGCTGATGGAAGTGCCTTGTGTACAGGAAGTTGGGATACAAACCTAAAG aTTTGGGCTTTTGGAGGGCATAGGAAGGTAATCTGA